One Mycolicibacterium fallax genomic window, CCTCGCCTCCTTGCCTCGTCACCCCGGCGGGCTGGCCGACCCGCCGGGTCGGCCAGCCATTCGGGCAGGTCGCGGAATCAGCTGTTGGGCGGCTGCCGGATCTCGCCGGGATGCTCGTCGTACCAACGGTCCTCGATCCGGCGCACCCGCCGATGCTCGATGCCCAGCCAGCCCAGCCCCAGCACGAGTCCTACCGCGGAGAGTCCCGCGAGCAGCGCCGCGGGCTGAGGATGACCGGTGGCGAAGGCCGCCAGGCAGGCGACGAACAGCACCACGGCCACCCCGACAACCACCAGGGCCGGCAGATTACGGGCGTTCTTGACCGTTTCGCCGGCATGCGGTCGGGTGGTGCGGGCATGGTCAACGGGGTCAACGGGATTCGTCACGTCCGAACCTTCCTATAAAGTCTGCGGGCTGGCCGGCGTCAGTACCAAGACCGGCGACCGGCGACCGGGCGCCCCATCATGCCGAGGAGCCAGAACACGGCACCGACGACAAGCAGGACCACCCCCAGAACCCAGAGGACATGGATGTTGAGCAGCCATCCGAGGACGAGAAGTATTGCGCCGACGACAATCATCGTGATCTCACTTTCTGTGTGGTGGGGAAAACGTGGGGGCACTGTGGTGGGAACGCGGGGAAACGCAGCGGGAAAATCGGGAAAGCGCAGCGAGTAATCCCTGCTACCGCGTGGCCCCTGCTACGGCATGGCGATGATCACGCCGCCGGTTCGGGAAGTCTGCATTCACCCACCTGCGGGTTGACGCCCATATAGTTCAGCGGCCCGGCCACCACGGTGAGGGCGATGTCTGCCGCGGTGCCGCAACTCGGTGTGCGCGAGGTGAAGTAGTCACGCTGCCACACCGCCAGCACACCGACGAGCAGCCAAATCATGGCTATCACTCCGAAGACTCGCGCGATTCTCATTCCGGCGGGGTACCCGGCCGGCGATCATTCAAACCCGTTGCCGCCGCGAACTCGGCATCTCCAACGCCCTCATCGAAGGCATCAACGCCAAGATCCGCCTCATCAACGCCCGCTGCTACGGACACCACTCCGCCCAAACTTTGACGTCAATGATCTACCTCTGTTGGGGAGGACTGCAGGTCACGCTCCCCGAGCCGCACATACGTACGAATATTCTGCGTGCCGCGGACCGGGCGAGACCCTCGCACCCCGAACGCACAATTTGTGACAGTCGAGCGCCATCGGGAACTCCCAGATCAGCGCCGCAGTTCGACGGCCCGGAACCCCACCCAGGAACCGGCGCAGCGGCGAATCAGGTTTAGCCTCGATCCGTGGATCGACCCGGTTGAGGTGTCTGGGGATTGATTTTTGCGGTGCTGTGGGTGGTGGGCAGCGTGTAGCTGCTGGTCTGTCCAGCTTTTCCTGTGTGCTCCGGTCGGGCCTTTCGGCGGGTGGTCAGGTGGGGATTGCCGCTGGTGGGCTGTATCCGATGGTGTTGCGCCACAGGGTGGTCCACGTTGATGCCCAAGGCCAGTGGCTGGGTAGGTGCAGTGTCGGCCGCCGTTGGGGTCGGGCAAGTCGGGCCGGAATGTTGACGATGCGGCGGCGCAGTGTGGATCCTCGCGCGACGGCGTTCGTCGCGCCGGCCAGGACACCGGCCGCGCGCAACAGATTGTGGGCGATCGCGGCGCACAGGATCCAAGCCGAGTTGGCCCCGAACCGCCCCGAAGGCATGTGCGCCAGGGGTCCGTCGATGAGGTCGGCGAACACGGTTTCGATGATGGCGTGGCGGCGGTGGGTGATGTCGGCGGCATCGATCGGTTCGTCGGTGTCGGTGAAGAACGGGTGGTACCGCCACACCGGGAACAGGGCGTCTGGGTAGCGGGCGTCTTTGACGCGGCGCACGATCAACCGTGCAGTGACCGGGTGATCGGTGGAACTGAAAGCGGTGTAGGTGGTTTCGGCGACTTCGGCGTCGGAGATCCATCCGCCGGTGTCGGGGTCGCGCACTGCGCCGGGGTAGTTGACCGGAATCCAGGCGTTGTTATCGATGGAGTCGATGGCCGCGGCCACGGCGGTTGACTTGGTCAGCACCAGCGAGAATCGGGCTCCGGCGCGGCGGCAGGCAGTCGCCACGGTGCTGTTGCCGTACGCCGAGTCGCCGCGCACCAGAATCTGCCCGGTAACACCAGCGGCACGTGCGGTCGCCACGGCCTGAGCGATCATCTGGGCTGCGCCCTTACCGGAGTTGGTCTTGCCTGCCCGCAACCGCGCACCGGCGATCACCGGCGCACCGCTGTCGGTGCTGATCGTGGCAACCAACGGCGACAGGCCCTTGCGCAGGATCTGCTTCCCGGCGATCTTGGTGTGCCCATACGAGGCCCCTTGTTTGGCGTGACCAAAGACCGGGCGCAGTAGCGAGTCGATGTCGACGAAGGCCCGCACGTCGGCGCCGGGGATCAGATCGACGCGCGAGCACAGCGCGGCCAGGTGCTCGCGCAGCACTGATTCGAGTTGGCGGGTGTGCCCGAAGGTGAACTCCCGCAACAGGGTTCCGATCGTCGATGATGCGTACACGCCGTCGAAGAGGGTCTTCATCCCGCCCGAGCGCACGATATCGAGGTCATCGATGCTGTCCGCGCCGGCACACATGCCGGCGATCAGGGTGGTCAGCTTCGGGGACGGATTGGCCGCACCAGATTTGATCCGCTCGCAGGTGAAACGAACCTTCTGCTCCAACAGCACCGAAAGGCGGCTCTGTTGAGCCAAGGTCATCACCGGCACCAGCCCGGCGCACGACACGAGATGCTCATCATCGAAGACCGCCGACGACGTGGTGAACCTGTGGGACACTTGCACCGGAAGTGCCTTTCTTGGGCTGTTCAGATTGTGGTGTGGTAACTCCAATCATCGCAGCTCAGAGGGCACTTTCCCTATTGCGACACCCGGTCACCCGGTCAATTCTTCGGTGGATCGAGGTTTAGCCCTGGCGGGCACGGGATAACCCCGAACTCATGAAAACCCTCAACTTGAAACCCAGAATTGTCCTTCGCGCTGCACCCCTGCTGGCGGCGGGTGCTCTGGTCTCGGCGTTCGGCGCGGCACCGTTGGCCGCCGCCAGTGTCGCCGAGGCGGCTTCGGCTCCCGCCGGTGTCACCACCACTCTCAGCGCATTCGAATTCCCGCTCAACGAACCGGGCGGTGGCGGCTGCGTCGGCGACACCTGTGGTTCCGGCGGCACCGACGGCGGGCCCGGTGGCGGGCCCGGCGGCCAGGGTTGCATCCCGACTGCGGGCGGCACCGCCTGCGGTTCCGGCGGAGTCAACCAGGGCCCGGGCAGCGTCCCCGGCGGTCAGGGCTGCATTCCCGGGGTCGGCTGCGGCTCGGGCCACGCTTGATCCACCAACACGAAGGGGTCACTCCAACCCGGGGTGGCCCCTTCGCCGTTGGCCGGTTCCGGCCGGCCGGCCAGCAGGACCGTAACGGCCCGCGCGGGGCGGGCCCGGCGATCAGACAGCCACCACCCGGACAGTGCACAACGACGGGTCTGCTGGGTCCGGCACATTCATCCCGGCCGCCACCCCGGTGCGCAGGTAGTCGATCACCGTGCGGGTCATCAGTTCGCCGGGAATCACCGCCGGAATGCCGGGCGGATATGGCGTGATCTGCTCGGCCGCGATGCGCCCCGGGGCCTGCTCTGCCGGGACCGTCTCGGTGGCCGAGAAGAACGCCTCGCGGGGACTCAGCACCGATTCCAGCTGCAACTGCTTGGGCTCGGGAAGCACGATCGGCTGCGGCGGCTCAAACCGGTCGGCCGCCCGCCGCCAGTCGCGCAGCGCGTCGAGCAACATGGCGACGGTGTCCTCGTCGTCGGCGATAGACAGCGTGGCCAGGATCCGGCGATGGTCGCTCATGCCCACATCGATGCCACGATGCTCGCGCAACCAGTCCGCGGCCTGGTACCCGGAGGTGGCGGTCCCCGCCACGTCGAGAAGCACCTGCAGCCGGTCCAGGTCGTGGGACGCTTCGACCCCCAGGAGTTCGTCCTCCAGCACCGTCACGTCGGGCAGCGACTGCAGCGCCGCGCGAACCTGCACCGCGCGGCTGAGAGCAACATCGAGCAACTCGGCGCCGTGTTGCACCATCTGGCGACGCCAGCCGTCAATCACCGCATAGATCGGCACGCTTGGGCTGGTTGTCATCAGCAGGTCCGCACAGGCCCACAACCGCTCCCGGTCAATGAGATCGCCCTGGACGTGGAACACCGAGCCCTGCTCAAATCCGACCCCCATCTTGTGCACGCTGACCACGCAGATGTCGGCGCCGGCATCCATCGCCCAGCTGGGAAGCCCGGGATGAAACGGCAGGTGCGCACCCCACGCCTCGTCCACGATAAGCGGCTTGGCCCGACGGTGGCACGCCTCAGCGATACCAGTCAGATCCGCGCACGTTCCGTACGGTGTCGGACTCACGATCAGCGCGCCGTCGGCGTCCGGGTGGCGCTGCCAGGCCTGCTCGACCTGGGCGGGCGACGGCGGGTGCGACAGATGCCGATCGGCGTCCCAGCGCGGGGTGATCCAGCGCGGTTGCAGTCCGCCGAAGATCAGCCCGGCGACGATCGACTTGTGACTGTCGCGGCTGACCAGCAGCCCGTCGCCGCGCCGCCCGCACGCCACCGCCATCATCGCGGCCTTCACCGACAACGAACTGCCGCAGGTGGAGAAGTAGGCCTCCGACGCGCCGACCGCATCGGCCATCAACTGTTCGGCGCGCATCAGGTAGCGGCCCTGCGCGCGCCGGTCATCGAGGCCGCCGGTAGCCAGCACGTCGGCGCGGAAGATGTCCGTGCCGAGCACTTCCAGCACACGCTCGTCGGCCGCGCGGCCCTGCCGATGTCCCGGCGGGGTGAATCCGTACCGGTGCCGACGGTGATAGCTCTGCAGCGCCTCGAGTAGCGGGGCGTCGTCATGTTCCACCACAGGGACGTAGCCCGTCGACAGGGTGGTCAAACCTGCGCTGCGCACCGTTTTGGCGACGCGCCGCTCTCGTCACAGGCGGTCCCCAGTGGCGAGCCAGCCGCTGGATCAGCGTCTCGTGGCGCTGTCCTGTCGCGCATCTCAGTCCTGATCGACCCCCCGGGCGTGATCGGTGATCCGTGTCATAACGCCACCTGGTCATAACGCCACCTGCCACCCGGCGCGTCCCCGACACCCGACTCACAGCGCCCGCGCGCCACTCGGCCGGGAGGACATCGCGCCGGCGGCCGCAGACGATTCGCCCGGGCCGCGTTTGCCGGGCGCGACCGCGGGTAACCAAAAGCATCCATGACCGGTACGAGAGGAACCGCTGTGAACGACCGCCCGGATCCCAAGCAACAGCAACTCGACGATGCGAGGGTCGCCGCCGACCGCGGCTTCCTGACCACCCAGCAGGGTGTCCGGGTGGACCACACCGATGACGCCCTGACCGTCGGTGACCGCGGCCCGACATTGCTGGAAGATTTCCACGCCCGAGAGAAGATCACCCATTTCGACCACGAACGAATTCCCGAGCGGGTCGTGCACGCCCGCGGCGCCGGGGCGTACGGCTTCTTCGAACCCTACGGAAACTGGCTCGCCGAATACACCGCCGCGAAGTTCCTCACCACCCCGGGCCGCCGCACCCCGGTGTTCGTCCGGTTCTCCACCGTCGCGGGGTCGCGAGGCTCGGCCGACACCGTCCGCGATGTCCGCGGGTTCGCCACAAAGTTCTACACCGACGAGGGCAACTACGATCTGGTTGGCAACAACTTTCCGGTGTTCTTCATCCAGGACGGGATCAAATTCCCCGACCTCGTGCATGCGGTGAAACCCGAGCCGGACAACGAGATTCCGCAGGCCGCCTCCGCGCACGACACGCTGTGGGACTTCGTCTCCCTGCAGCCCGAGACGCTGCACACCATCATGTGGCTGATGTCGGATCGTGCGCTGCCGCGCAGCTACCGGATGATGCAGGGGTTCGGGGTGCACACCTTCCGGCTGGTCAGCGAGTCCGGGCAGGGCACCTTCGTGAAATTCCACTGGACCCCGCGGCTGGGGGTGCATTCGCTGATCTGGGACGAGTGCCAGAAAATCGCGGGCAAGGATCCCGATTTCAACCGACGCGACCTGTGGGAGGCGATCGCCGCCGGCCAGCATCCCGAGTGGGAGCTCGGCGTCCAACTGGTGCCGGAACGCGACGAGTTCAAGTTCTCCTTCGATCTGCTCGATGCGACGAAAATCATTCCCGAGGAACTGGTTCCGGTCACTCCGGTCGGACGGATGGTGCTCAACCGCAATCCGGAGAACTTCTTCGCCGAGACCGAGCAGGTCGCCTTCCACACCGCCAACGTCGTTCCCGGAATCGATTTCACCAACGATCCGCTGCTGCAGTTCCGCAACTTCTCCTACCTGGACACCCAACTGATCCGGCTCGGTGGCCCCAACTTCGCCCAGCTGCCGGTTAATCGTCCGGTGGCCGAAGTGCACAACAATCAGCGCGACGGCTACGGACAGCAGCGGATCGTCGGCGGCACCACCAGTTACCACAAGAACAGCCTGGGCGGCGGCTGCCCGGCGATCGCCAACGCCGACGTGTTCCGGCACTACACCGAACGCGTCGAGGGACACACGATCCGGCGCCGCGCCGAGTCGTTCGCCGACCACTACAGCCAGGCCCGGATGTTCTGGCGGAGCATGTCCGAGGTGGAGGCCGGCCACATCGTCGCCGCCTATGCCTTCGAACTCGGAAAAGTCGGCGCCGAAACCGGCATCCGGGAACGGGTCGTCGGTGAACTCGCCAAGATCGACGGTGAGCTGGCCGAGCAGGTGGCTACCGAGTTGGGCATCAGCGCACCGGCCGCAGCCGAATTGTTCCCGGAGAATTCCCCCAATCCCTCACCGGCGTTGTCGCAGCTCGACAGCGGGGAGCAGACCATCATGTCGCGCCGGGTGGCTATTCTCGCCGCCGACGGCGTCGACGGCGTCGGCCTCACCCGCGTCGCCGAGGCACTGCGCGATCTCGGGGCGGTGCCCGAAGTGCTCAGCCTCCGGGCCGGGGGCAGCATCGCCGGCGTCGACGGCGACAGCGTCCCGGTCGACCGTGGCATCACCACCATGGCGTCGGTGCTCTACGACGCCGTCCTGGTGCCCGGCGGCTCGGCCTCGGCCGAGCGGCTCAGCCGCGACGGTTACGCGGTGCACTTTGTGGCTGAGGCCTACAAGCATCTCAAGACCATCGGCGCGTTCGGCGACGGAATGCTGCTGCTGCGGGCGGCGGGCATCGTGGCGGGGCTGGCCGAAGGCACCGCGCCGGCCGACGAGAACGGGGTGATCACCTCGATGGCCGCCGGCGCCGGGCTGCCCGAGGCATTCACCGCCGGCGTCGTTGCTTCTCTGCAGCATCACCGCTGCTGGGCGCGAACCACTACCGCCGTGCCGGCCTGAACCGCGCCGGCGGTTGGCGGTAGGCCACTGGGCCGATCTGGTCGCAGATCCGCACGGCGTCGGTGGCGATGCGATTCGGGTGTCTGGGGTTGCCGGGGAGACTGAGCGGGCTGGCGTGCTCGGACACCATTGCGATGTTCATTGGCGCCTCCCTCCGACGAGGGCGACCCAAGCCGCAATTTCGCCGAAGTGACGTACCCAGCTGCTCGTCCGGTAACACCGACCGCAGCCGGTGCGGCACCGGTCTGGCGGCGATCGGTGGGTGGCCGGTGGCACCCGGGTCGCCGACAGCCAAACCGCGGCCGTGTTTGCCGCGGCCGCGCCGGGGTACTCCTGCATCATGAGCACCCCGGACCTGCCCGATGATGTGCCCTTGGATGCCCTGGAGCAGCACCGCGTCGCCGACGCGGTCGCCGAGGCGGCGCAGCCCGGTCTGCCGGCACCGGAGAACACCGTGATCGGCTATCCGGGCCACACCGCCGACATGCCCAGTCAGCCAGACGACGAGATGCGCGGATACACCGGAACGGGACTGTTGGCGGGGAAACGGGCGCTGATCACCGGAGGCGATTCCGGGATCGGCCGGGCCACGGCGGTGGCCTTCGCCAAGGAGGGTGCCGACGTGGTCATTGCCTACCTGCAGGAGCACGGCGACGCCGCACACACCGCCGAACTGGTGGAGCGCGAAGGCCGGCGGTGCCTGGCACTTGCCGGGGACCTCGGCCAGGCTCAGCACTGCCGTTCGGTGGTCAGCAGGACCGCCGCGGCTCTGGGCGGCATCGACATTCTGGTCAACAATGCGGGCTATCAGAACCCGGCCGACGATCTCACCGACATCACCGACGAGCAGTGGCGGCGCACCTTCGCCGTCAACATCGACAGCTTCTTCCACGTCACCAAGGCCGCACTGGCCCAGCTGCCCGACGGCGGTGCGATCATCAACACCGCCTCGGTCAACGGGTTGCGGGGCAACAAAACCCTGATCGATTACTCGGCGACAAAAGGGGCGGTGATCGCGTTCAGCTACGCGCTCGCCCAGGCCCTGGCCGGCCGCCGGATCCGGGTGAACTGCGTGGCGCCAGGTCCGGTCTGGACGCCGCTGATCCCGGCGACGATGGACGCCGAACGGGTCAGCAGCTTCGGCGCCCACACCCCCTTCGGACGCCCCGCCCAGCCCGACGAGGTGGCGCCGTCATATGTGTTCTTCGCCGCCGATCGGCTCTCGTCCTATTACAGCGGCGAGGTGCTGGCGCCGCTGGGCGGCGAAACCCTACCCGGATGAACACCATCTTCGCCGGGCTCGACCGGCCGCCCACGCTCCCCCGCGCCGCGGGCCCCGCCTCGGCCTTGGTCATCGACGCCTTGGCCGGTCCGGCCGGGAAACGTTGCGATGCGCCCGGTCCCGTGCCGGCGGACTCCGACCCGTTCGGGCTTGACCTGCAGTTGGCTCTCTATCTCTGCTACGAGCTGCACTATCGGGGTTTTGCCGGCGTCGATCCGGACTGGGAGTGGAATCCCGCACTGATCGCGCTGCGTACCGACATGGAGCGAATCTTGCTCTCCGCGCTGCACCACAATCTCGGCCCGGCCGAAACCTCCATCACCGTGGCGTGCGAGCTGCGGCGCCTGTCGACCGGATCGGTGCACGGCAGCGGCATTGGTGCGCACCTGCGCGAGCACGGCACCTGGCCGCAGATGCGCGAGTACTTCGTCCACCGCTCGCTGTATCACCTCAAGGAGGCCGATCCGCACGCCTGGCTGATCCCCCGATTGACCGGCCAGGCGAAATCCGCCCTGGTGGCCGTGGAGTTCGACGAATTCGGCGCCGGCCACGCCAACCAGATGCATCAGCGGCTGTATGCCGACCTGATGACCGCGGCCGGTCTGGACCCGGCCTATCTCGGCTACCTGGACGCGGTCCCCGCGCCCGCGCTGCTGGTGGTGAACCTGATGTCGTTGTTCGGCTTGCATCGACGACTGCGCGGCGCGGGCGCCGGACAGTTCGCGGCCATCGAGATCACCTCGCCCCCGGGCTCGCAACGCATCGTCGACGCGCTGCGGCGAATGGCGGCCCCGCAGCCGTGCGTGCGCTTCTACGCCGAGCACGTCGAGGCCGACGCGGTGCACGAACAGGTCGTCCGGGGCCTCGTCGAGGCTCTGCTGGCCGCCGAGCCGGACCTGGCCGACGACGTCATCTTCGGGATTCGGGCGTGGGAATTCAGCGAGCAGCTGCTCGACGATCAGCTGCGGCGATGCTGGGCGGCCGGCCGCCCGTCGCTACGACGCGGGATCGGCTGAGCCGGCCCGCCGGCGGCTGCGGTGGCTGGTGTCGCACAGCGGATAGATCGCCGACCGGCGGCAGACGCACAGCGCGGTCACGAACCGATCCGACTCCAGCACCCGTCCGTCGGGGAGTTCGATGCGCACCGGCCCCTCGACCAGAATCGGCCCGCCGGCGGTCACCCGAATGGTGCGCGGCGTCCTCACGGCTTGTCCGCCCGGATGACTACCAGCCGTTCGCTGCGCCGACCGAGCGCCAGTCGGCCCGCCGACTCCAGGGCCCGGGCCTGGGACGACAACACCGGCCCGAAGGGAATCGATTTCGTCGCAATGATTTCGGCCCGAAGTCCGGCGTTGACTAGCCGGCGAAGGGATTCCTCGGCGCCTGCCAGGCTGGACTGGACCACAAACAGGGTTCCTCCGTCGCTGAGCAGGTCCGGCGCGGCCGCACACAGGGGGTCGAGCATCCGGCGGCCGTCGGCGCCGCCATCCCAGGACACCGGCGGCCCCGCGGACGCCGGGATCTCGGCGTCGTCGGGGTCGGTCAGCACCGGCACGTAGGGCGGATTGGACAGCACTAGGTCGAACGGCGCAAACTCCAGCGCTCGGGTCCACGAGCCCAGCCGCACGTCAACGGCAGCGTCCGCGGCGGCCACCTGGGCGCGCGCGCAGCGCACCGCGTTGGGACAGACATC contains:
- the usfY gene encoding protein UsfY; the protein is MTNPVDPVDHARTTRPHAGETVKNARNLPALVVVGVAVVLFVACLAAFATGHPQPAALLAGLSAVGLVLGLGWLGIEHRRVRRIEDRWYDEHPGEIRQPPNS
- a CDS encoding DUF6131 family protein; amino-acid sequence: MIVVGAILLVLGWLLNIHVLWVLGVVLLVVGAVFWLLGMMGRPVAGRRSWY
- a CDS encoding IS1380 family transposase; protein product: MQVSHRFTTSSAVFDDEHLVSCAGLVPVMTLAQQSRLSVLLEQKVRFTCERIKSGAANPSPKLTTLIAGMCAGADSIDDLDIVRSGGMKTLFDGVYASSTIGTLLREFTFGHTRQLESVLREHLAALCSRVDLIPGADVRAFVDIDSLLRPVFGHAKQGASYGHTKIAGKQILRKGLSPLVATISTDSGAPVIAGARLRAGKTNSGKGAAQMIAQAVATARAAGVTGQILVRGDSAYGNSTVATACRRAGARFSLVLTKSTAVAAAIDSIDNNAWIPVNYPGAVRDPDTGGWISDAEVAETTYTAFSSTDHPVTARLIVRRVKDARYPDALFPVWRYHPFFTDTDEPIDAADITHRRHAIIETVFADLIDGPLAHMPSGRFGANSAWILCAAIAHNLLRAAGVLAGATNAVARGSTLRRRIVNIPARLARPQRRPTLHLPSHWPWASTWTTLWRNTIGYSPPAAIPT
- a CDS encoding PE-PGRS family protein, which codes for MKTLNLKPRIVLRAAPLLAAGALVSAFGAAPLAAASVAEAASAPAGVTTTLSAFEFPLNEPGGGGCVGDTCGSGGTDGGPGGGPGGQGCIPTAGGTACGSGGVNQGPGSVPGGQGCIPGVGCGSGHA
- a CDS encoding aminotransferase class I/II-fold pyridoxal phosphate-dependent enzyme; this translates as MEHDDAPLLEALQSYHRRHRYGFTPPGHRQGRAADERVLEVLGTDIFRADVLATGGLDDRRAQGRYLMRAEQLMADAVGASEAYFSTCGSSLSVKAAMMAVACGRRGDGLLVSRDSHKSIVAGLIFGGLQPRWITPRWDADRHLSHPPSPAQVEQAWQRHPDADGALIVSPTPYGTCADLTGIAEACHRRAKPLIVDEAWGAHLPFHPGLPSWAMDAGADICVVSVHKMGVGFEQGSVFHVQGDLIDRERLWACADLLMTTSPSVPIYAVIDGWRRQMVQHGAELLDVALSRAVQVRAALQSLPDVTVLEDELLGVEASHDLDRLQVLLDVAGTATSGYQAADWLREHRGIDVGMSDHRRILATLSIADDEDTVAMLLDALRDWRRAADRFEPPQPIVLPEPKQLQLESVLSPREAFFSATETVPAEQAPGRIAAEQITPYPPGIPAVIPGELMTRTVIDYLRTGVAAGMNVPDPADPSLCTVRVVAV
- a CDS encoding catalase, whose product is MTGTRGTAVNDRPDPKQQQLDDARVAADRGFLTTQQGVRVDHTDDALTVGDRGPTLLEDFHAREKITHFDHERIPERVVHARGAGAYGFFEPYGNWLAEYTAAKFLTTPGRRTPVFVRFSTVAGSRGSADTVRDVRGFATKFYTDEGNYDLVGNNFPVFFIQDGIKFPDLVHAVKPEPDNEIPQAASAHDTLWDFVSLQPETLHTIMWLMSDRALPRSYRMMQGFGVHTFRLVSESGQGTFVKFHWTPRLGVHSLIWDECQKIAGKDPDFNRRDLWEAIAAGQHPEWELGVQLVPERDEFKFSFDLLDATKIIPEELVPVTPVGRMVLNRNPENFFAETEQVAFHTANVVPGIDFTNDPLLQFRNFSYLDTQLIRLGGPNFAQLPVNRPVAEVHNNQRDGYGQQRIVGGTTSYHKNSLGGGCPAIANADVFRHYTERVEGHTIRRRAESFADHYSQARMFWRSMSEVEAGHIVAAYAFELGKVGAETGIRERVVGELAKIDGELAEQVATELGISAPAAAELFPENSPNPSPALSQLDSGEQTIMSRRVAILAADGVDGVGLTRVAEALRDLGAVPEVLSLRAGGSIAGVDGDSVPVDRGITTMASVLYDAVLVPGGSASAERLSRDGYAVHFVAEAYKHLKTIGAFGDGMLLLRAAGIVAGLAEGTAPADENGVITSMAAGAGLPEAFTAGVVASLQHHRCWARTTTAVPA
- a CDS encoding SDR family oxidoreductase, whose translation is MPSQPDDEMRGYTGTGLLAGKRALITGGDSGIGRATAVAFAKEGADVVIAYLQEHGDAAHTAELVEREGRRCLALAGDLGQAQHCRSVVSRTAAALGGIDILVNNAGYQNPADDLTDITDEQWRRTFAVNIDSFFHVTKAALAQLPDGGAIINTASVNGLRGNKTLIDYSATKGAVIAFSYALAQALAGRRIRVNCVAPGPVWTPLIPATMDAERVSSFGAHTPFGRPAQPDEVAPSYVFFAADRLSSYYSGEVLAPLGGETLPG
- a CDS encoding iron-containing redox enzyme family protein, whose product is MNTIFAGLDRPPTLPRAAGPASALVIDALAGPAGKRCDAPGPVPADSDPFGLDLQLALYLCYELHYRGFAGVDPDWEWNPALIALRTDMERILLSALHHNLGPAETSITVACELRRLSTGSVHGSGIGAHLREHGTWPQMREYFVHRSLYHLKEADPHAWLIPRLTGQAKSALVAVEFDEFGAGHANQMHQRLYADLMTAAGLDPAYLGYLDAVPAPALLVVNLMSLFGLHRRLRGAGAGQFAAIEITSPPGSQRIVDALRRMAAPQPCVRFYAEHVEADAVHEQVVRGLVEALLAAEPDLADDVIFGIRAWEFSEQLLDDQLRRCWAAGRPSLRRGIG
- a CDS encoding CDGSH iron-sulfur domain-containing protein, encoding MRTPRTIRVTAGGPILVEGPVRIELPDGRVLESDRFVTALCVCRRSAIYPLCDTSHRSRRRAGSADPAS
- a CDS encoding HemK2/MTQ2 family protein methyltransferase, yielding MTAAPAGVYRPQQDSQLLIDAVTAGGPLRGRRVADLGTGSGVVAIAAAGLGGTVTAFDVCPNAVRCARAQVAAADAAVDVRLGSWTRALEFAPFDLVLSNPPYVPVLTDPDDAEIPASAGPPVSWDGGADGRRMLDPLCAAAPDLLSDGGTLFVVQSSLAGAEESLRRLVNAGLRAEIIATKSIPFGPVLSSQARALESAGRLALGRRSERLVVIRADKP